In Candidatus Sericytochromatia bacterium, one genomic interval encodes:
- a CDS encoding pirin family protein, whose amino-acid sequence MINTRTIAYRSAGRRHGPITRLVSPGEEGHLIKPFVFLDYVDAPAGSGPNFGFHPHSGIATLTFPLTFDVEHEASTGQIDSVEMGGLEWVLTGGGVWHRGRPVGRGPLKGFQLWFAMPPSHELVEPVTRFIQPEQIPKSGPVTLLVGSHGSMVSPLDTPLDVNLLWVELAAGEGLDYTPPQGHHVAWCFAQRGVVEVGGEQLDRELAVFAEGLGKLHFQAQAGCAFLLGSAARHPHDLVLGSHSVHTSERALNSGVRRIAEIGERLRYDGKI is encoded by the coding sequence ATGATCAATACACGAACTATCGCCTATCGCTCCGCCGGCCGGCGTCACGGTCCGATCACGCGCCTCGTGAGTCCCGGCGAGGAGGGGCATCTGATCAAGCCCTTCGTTTTTTTGGACTATGTAGACGCTCCCGCAGGGTCTGGGCCCAACTTCGGATTTCACCCGCACTCCGGGATTGCGACTCTGACTTTTCCCTTGACCTTTGACGTTGAGCATGAAGCCTCGACGGGGCAGATCGATTCGGTCGAAATGGGCGGCCTCGAATGGGTGCTGACAGGCGGTGGCGTCTGGCATCGTGGTCGGCCTGTTGGTCGTGGGCCGCTGAAGGGATTTCAGCTTTGGTTTGCGATGCCGCCCTCGCACGAATTGGTTGAGCCCGTGACGCGATTCATCCAGCCCGAGCAAATCCCCAAGTCTGGTCCTGTGACACTGCTGGTTGGCTCCCATGGATCCATGGTCAGCCCTTTAGACACACCGCTTGATGTCAACCTTTTGTGGGTCGAACTGGCGGCTGGAGAGGGCTTGGATTACACACCGCCCCAAGGCCATCACGTGGCCTGGTGCTTTGCGCAACGCGGAGTCGTTGAGGTCGGCGGTGAACAGTTGGATCGCGAGCTGGCCGTCTTTGCCGAGGGCTTGGGCAAACTTCACTTTCAGGCGCAGGCTGGGTGTGCCTTTCTGCTCGGCAGTGCTGCCAGGCATCCTCATGACCTGGTCCTTGGATCGCACTCGGTTCACACCTCTGAGAGGGCACTGAACAGCGGAGTTCGCAGGATCGCAGAGATTGGTGAGCGGTTGCGGTACGACGGAAAAATATGA